One stretch of Pseudomonas sp. NC02 DNA includes these proteins:
- the paaK gene encoding phenylacetate--CoA ligase PaaK: MNMPIPNAVLNPVLDPLETASVDELRAHQLERLRWSLRHAYQNVPLYRQRFDALGVHPDDIKSLDDLARFPFTTKGDLRDSYPYGMFAVPMNEVVRLHASSGTTGKPTVVGYTQNDIDTWANVVARSIRAAGGRRGDKVHISYGYGLFTGGLGAHYGAERLGCTVIPMSGGQTEKQVQLIKDFQPDIIMVTPSYMLNIADEIERQGIDPQKLALRLGIFGAEPWTAELRSAIEARLGITALDIYGLSEIMGPGVAMECAETKDGPTIWEDHFYPEIIDPVTGEVLPDGQMGELVFTSLSKEALPMIRYRTRDLTRLLPGTARPMRRIDKITGRSDDMLIIRGVNVFPTQIEEQVLKIKQLSECYEIHLYRNGNLDSVDVHVELKAEHQHLNDEQQKAVSSELSRHIKTYIGISSRIVLQPLHSIKRSEGKACHVMDRRPKA, encoded by the coding sequence ATGAACATGCCTATTCCAAACGCCGTGCTTAACCCTGTGCTGGACCCGCTGGAAACCGCCAGCGTCGACGAACTGCGCGCCCATCAACTGGAGCGCCTGCGCTGGAGCCTGCGCCACGCCTACCAGAATGTGCCGCTGTACCGTCAGCGCTTCGACGCGCTGGGGGTGCACCCGGATGACATCAAGTCCCTGGACGACCTGGCCAGGTTCCCTTTCACCACCAAGGGCGACCTGCGGGACAGTTACCCCTACGGCATGTTTGCCGTGCCGATGAACGAGGTGGTGCGCCTGCATGCGTCCAGCGGCACCACCGGCAAGCCGACGGTGGTGGGTTACACCCAGAACGACATCGACACCTGGGCCAATGTGGTGGCCCGCTCGATCCGCGCGGCCGGTGGGCGGCGTGGCGACAAGGTGCATATTTCCTATGGCTACGGGCTGTTCACCGGCGGCCTTGGAGCCCACTACGGCGCGGAACGCCTGGGTTGTACGGTGATTCCGATGTCCGGCGGGCAGACGGAAAAACAGGTGCAACTGATCAAGGATTTCCAGCCGGACATCATCATGGTCACGCCCTCGTACATGCTGAACATTGCCGATGAAATCGAGCGCCAGGGCATTGATCCACAGAAGCTGGCGTTGCGACTGGGGATCTTTGGGGCCGAGCCGTGGACTGCCGAGCTGCGCAGTGCAATCGAGGCGCGACTGGGGATTACGGCGCTGGATATTTACGGGCTGTCGGAAATCATGGGACCTGGGGTGGCCATGGAGTGTGCGGAAACCAAGGATGGCCCGACCATTTGGGAGGATCACTTCTACCCGGAGATCATCGACCCGGTGACGGGTGAGGTGCTGCCGGACGGGCAGATGGGTGAACTGGTGTTTACCTCCTTGAGCAAGGAGGCGCTGCCGATGATTCGCTACCGCACCCGGGATTTGACGCGGTTGCTGCCGGGGACTGCGCGGCCGATGCGGCGGATCGACAAGATCACCGGGCGCAGTGATGACATGCTGATCATTCGCGGGGTTAATGTGTTTCCCACGCAGATCGAGGAGCAGGTGCTTAAAATAAAACAGCTTTCAGAGTGTTATGAGATACATCTGTATCGTAATGGCAACCTGGACAGTGTGGATGTGCATGTGGAGCTCAAGGCTGAGCATCAGCACCTCAATGATGAACAACAGAAAGCCGTCTCCAGCGAACTGAGCAGGCACATCAAGACGTATATCGGGATCAGCTCGCGCATCGTTTTGCAGCCGCTGCATTCGATCAAGCGGTCTGAGGGCAAGGCTTGCCATGTGATGGATCGTCGCCCTAAAGCATGA
- the pcaF gene encoding 3-oxoadipyl-CoA thiolase — protein MNDALIIDAVRTPIGRYAGALSSVRADDLGAVPLRELLRRHPQVDWSSVDDVIYGCANQAGEDNRNVARMSALLAGLPVSVPGTTLNRLCGSGLDAIGSAARAIRCGEAGLMLVGGVESMSRAPLVMGKAEQAFSRDAQLYDTTIGWRFVNPLMKKAYGIDSMPETAENVAEQFNISRADQDAFALRSQQRAAAAQASGRLAREIVAMEIPQRKGPAKVVEHDEHPRGDTTLEQLQKLGTPFREGGSITAGNASGVNDGACALLLASAEVAKRHGLVARGRVVAMATAGVEPRIMGIGPVPATRKVLELANLSLADMDVIELNEAFAAQGLAVLRELGLGDNDPRVNPNGGAIALGHPLGMSGARLVTTALHELEERGGRYALCTMCIGVGQGIALIIERLSD, from the coding sequence ATGAATGACGCCTTGATCATCGACGCAGTCCGCACCCCGATCGGCCGCTACGCCGGCGCCTTGAGCAGCGTGCGCGCCGACGACCTCGGAGCGGTGCCGCTGCGCGAACTGCTGCGCCGCCACCCGCAAGTGGACTGGAGCAGCGTCGACGATGTGATCTACGGCTGCGCCAACCAGGCCGGCGAAGACAACCGCAACGTGGCGCGCATGTCGGCGCTGCTGGCCGGGCTGCCGGTGAGCGTGCCGGGCACCACCCTCAACCGTTTGTGCGGCTCGGGGCTGGACGCCATCGGCAGCGCGGCCCGGGCGATTCGCTGTGGAGAGGCCGGCTTGATGTTGGTAGGCGGCGTGGAGTCGATGTCCCGTGCGCCGCTGGTAATGGGCAAGGCCGAACAGGCGTTTTCCCGCGATGCGCAGCTATACGACACCACCATTGGCTGGCGCTTCGTCAACCCGCTGATGAAAAAGGCCTACGGGATCGACTCGATGCCGGAGACCGCTGAAAACGTCGCCGAGCAGTTCAATATCTCCCGTGCCGACCAGGACGCGTTTGCCCTGCGCAGCCAGCAACGTGCAGCCGCCGCCCAGGCCAGCGGGCGCCTGGCGAGGGAAATCGTCGCGATGGAAATCCCCCAGCGCAAAGGCCCGGCCAAGGTGGTGGAACACGACGAACACCCCCGCGGCGACACCACCCTTGAGCAACTGCAGAAACTTGGCACGCCATTCCGCGAGGGTGGCAGCATCACAGCCGGCAATGCATCCGGGGTCAACGACGGCGCCTGCGCCCTGCTGCTGGCCAGCGCGGAAGTTGCCAAGCGTCACGGCCTGGTCGCCCGCGGCCGGGTGGTGGCGATGGCCACCGCCGGCGTGGAACCGCGCATCATGGGCATCGGCCCGGTGCCGGCGACCCGCAAGGTGCTGGAACTGGCCAACCTGAGCCTGGCGGACATGGACGTGATCGAGCTCAACGAAGCCTTCGCCGCCCAGGGCCTGGCGGTGCTGCGCGAGCTGGGCCTGGGGGACAACGACCCACGGGTGAACCCCAACGGCGGCGCCATCGCCCTCGGCCATCCACTGGGGATGAGCGGCGCACGGCTGGTAACTACCGCCCTGCATGAATTGGAGGAACGTGGCGGCCGCTACGCCCTGTGCACCATGTGCATCGGCGTGGGCCAAGGCATCGCGCTGATCATCGAGCGCCTGTCCGACTAA
- the paaI gene encoding hydroxyphenylacetyl-CoA thioesterase PaaI, with the protein MTNHEAMNLANQCAQAMFSRDAASQGMGMRLLSVAPGCARLGMSVRADMIQGHGTCHGGYLFALADSAFALACNSYNDATVALGCSIDYIAPAHLGDTLSADCREQSRSGRTGNYDVRIENQLGQLIALFHGKSYKVRGTVLAQENPNE; encoded by the coding sequence ATGACCAACCATGAAGCCATGAACCTGGCCAACCAGTGCGCCCAGGCCATGTTCAGCCGCGATGCCGCCAGCCAGGGCATGGGCATGCGCCTGCTCTCGGTGGCGCCGGGTTGCGCACGACTGGGCATGAGCGTGCGCGCCGACATGATCCAGGGCCACGGCACCTGCCACGGCGGCTACCTGTTTGCGCTGGCGGACTCGGCATTCGCCCTGGCCTGCAACAGCTACAACGACGCCACCGTGGCACTGGGCTGCAGCATCGACTACATCGCCCCGGCCCACCTGGGCGACACCTTGAGTGCCGATTGCCGCGAGCAAAGCCGCTCGGGTCGCACCGGCAACTACGACGTCCGTATCGAAAACCAACTGGGCCAGCTGATTGCGCTGTTCCATGGCAAATCCTACAAAGTGCGTGGCACGGTGCTGGCGCAGGAGAATCCGAATGAATGA
- the paaG gene encoding 2-(1,2-epoxy-1,2-dihydrophenyl)acetyl-CoA isomerase PaaG: MNFEHILFSIEAGVALLSLNRPDQLNSFNTQMHGEVQQALKQVQENPDVRVLLLTGEGRGFCAGQDLSDRNVAPGSAVPDLGESIEKFYNPLIRQLRDLPLPVICAVNGVAAGAGANIPLACDLVLAARSANFIQAFCKIGLIPDSGGTWTLPRLVGMARAKALALLGNRLSAEQAEQWGLIYRCVDDAELRNEALTLARHLATQPTYGLALIKRSLNASLSNSFDQQLELERDLQRLAGRSEDYREGVAAFMEKRSPSFKGR, translated from the coding sequence ATGAACTTCGAACACATCCTGTTTTCCATCGAGGCCGGCGTCGCCCTGCTCAGCCTCAATCGCCCCGACCAGCTCAACAGCTTCAACACGCAGATGCACGGCGAAGTCCAGCAAGCGTTGAAGCAAGTCCAGGAAAACCCCGACGTGCGCGTGCTGCTGCTGACCGGTGAAGGCCGCGGCTTTTGCGCCGGGCAAGACCTCAGCGACCGCAACGTGGCACCCGGCAGCGCGGTGCCGGACCTGGGCGAATCCATCGAGAAGTTCTACAACCCGCTGATCCGCCAACTGCGCGACCTGCCTTTGCCGGTGATCTGCGCGGTCAACGGCGTGGCGGCCGGTGCCGGCGCGAACATCCCGCTGGCCTGCGACCTGGTGCTGGCAGCACGCTCGGCGAACTTCATCCAAGCCTTCTGCAAGATCGGCCTGATCCCCGATTCCGGCGGCACCTGGACCCTGCCGCGCCTGGTGGGCATGGCCCGCGCCAAGGCGCTGGCCCTGCTGGGCAACCGCCTGAGCGCCGAGCAGGCCGAGCAATGGGGCCTGATCTACCGCTGCGTGGACGACGCCGAATTGCGCAACGAAGCCCTGACCCTGGCCCGCCACCTGGCCACGCAACCGACCTACGGCCTGGCGCTGATCAAGCGCAGCCTGAACGCCAGCCTGAGCAACAGCTTTGACCAACAACTGGAGCTGGAGCGCGACCTGCAACGCCTGGCCGGGCGCAGCGAGGATTACCGCGAAGGCGTCGCCGCCTTCATGGAAAAACGCAGCCCAAGCTTCAAGGGCCGCTGA
- the paaY gene encoding phenylacetic acid degradation protein PaaY: MTCYSLDGLTPVVDPTAYVHPSAVLIGDVIIGPHCYVGPLASLRGDFGRIVLEEGANLQDTCVMHGFPDSDTVVERNGHIGHGAVLHGCRIGTDALVGMNAVVMDNARIGARSFVSAAAFVKAGFECPEQSLVMGAPASVKRSLSDEEVHWKQTGTREYQRLAQRCLEQMQECAPLSAPEADRPRISDSGLRPKGR, encoded by the coding sequence ATGACTTGCTACAGTCTCGACGGCCTGACCCCGGTGGTCGACCCCACGGCCTACGTCCATCCCTCGGCGGTACTGATCGGCGACGTGATCATCGGCCCCCATTGCTATGTAGGGCCGCTGGCGAGTTTGCGCGGCGACTTCGGGCGCATCGTCCTCGAAGAAGGCGCCAACCTGCAGGACACCTGTGTGATGCACGGCTTCCCGGACAGCGACACGGTGGTCGAGCGCAACGGCCATATCGGCCACGGCGCCGTGCTGCACGGTTGCCGGATCGGCACCGATGCGCTGGTGGGCATGAATGCGGTGGTGATGGACAACGCCCGTATCGGCGCTCGCTCATTCGTCTCGGCGGCGGCGTTCGTCAAAGCCGGTTTCGAGTGCCCTGAGCAGTCGTTGGTGATGGGCGCGCCGGCCAGCGTCAAGCGCAGCCTCAGTGATGAAGAGGTGCACTGGAAACAAACCGGCACCCGTGAATACCAGCGCCTGGCTCAGCGTTGCCTGGAGCAGATGCAGGAATGCGCACCCCTGAGCGCACCGGAAGCTGATCGCCCACGCATCAGCGACAGCGGCCTGCGGCCCAAGGGCAGATGA
- the paaX gene encoding phenylacetic acid degradation operon negative regulatory protein PaaX yields MSSLTPLNQLITRFQEQTPIRASSLIITLYGDAIEPHGGTVWLGSLIQLLEPIGINERLIRTSIFRLTKEGWLTAEKVGRRSYYSLTGAGRRRFDKAFKRVYSSSVPAWDGSWCLVMLTQLTQDKRKQVREELEWQGFGAIAPTVLACPRSDRADVNATLLDLGAQEDTIVFETTAQDVLASKALRVQVRESWNIEELAAHYSEFIQLFRPLWQALREQEQLQPADCFLARVLLIHEYRKLLLRDPQLPDELLPGDWEGRAARQLCRNIYRLIYAKAEEWLNSALETADGPLPDVGESFYRRFGGLK; encoded by the coding sequence ATGTCGTCACTGACACCCCTGAACCAACTGATTACCCGCTTCCAGGAGCAGACGCCGATTCGCGCCAGTTCCTTGATCATCACCTTGTACGGGGACGCCATCGAACCCCACGGCGGGACGGTGTGGCTGGGCAGCCTGATCCAGTTGCTCGAACCCATCGGCATCAATGAACGGCTGATCCGCACCTCGATCTTCCGCCTGACCAAGGAAGGCTGGCTGACCGCCGAAAAAGTCGGGCGCCGCAGCTACTACAGCCTGACCGGTGCCGGGCGTCGGCGTTTCGACAAGGCCTTCAAGCGGGTCTACAGCTCCAGCGTGCCGGCATGGGATGGTTCATGGTGCCTGGTGATGCTCACGCAGTTGACCCAGGACAAGCGCAAACAAGTGCGTGAAGAGCTGGAGTGGCAAGGTTTTGGTGCGATTGCCCCGACCGTGCTGGCCTGCCCACGCAGCGACCGCGCCGACGTCAACGCCACCTTGCTCGACCTCGGCGCCCAGGAAGACACCATCGTCTTCGAAACCACCGCCCAGGATGTACTGGCCTCCAAGGCCCTGCGGGTGCAGGTGCGCGAGAGCTGGAACATCGAGGAGCTGGCGGCCCATTACAGCGAGTTCATCCAACTGTTCCGACCGCTCTGGCAAGCGCTTCGCGAGCAGGAACAGCTACAGCCTGCGGATTGTTTCCTGGCACGGGTCCTGCTTATCCATGAGTACCGCAAACTGCTGCTGCGCGACCCGCAATTACCCGATGAATTGCTCCCCGGCGATTGGGAAGGCCGCGCCGCCCGCCAGTTGTGCCGCAATATTTACCGGTTGATCTACGCCAAGGCCGAGGAATGGCTGAACAGCGCGCTGGAAACTGCCGACGGCCCGTTGCCGGACGTTGGCGAAAGCTTTTACCGGCGGTTCGGAGGCCTGAAATAA
- the feaR gene encoding transcriptional regulator FeaR: MMSSIAQRCDGFDQWIHQINQICGAFDGQILGDGFSGQIREYQSGALKLSFVDACQARLFRTPSQIAAGEGGKYFAVFQLDGTAGMAQGDSKALLRAGDITLIDAAHPSDFTYSENSRQLSLILPSYLVEQTLRFNPVKCGHRIEATSPMAMLSRQLILEATRQDNLTLQESEATLEAIINLLRPAISQAGEGSDAHERVFRKTLECIDQHIRSEELCPEWLAREVGMSVRGLYRIFARKGLVVARYIKNRRLDLCAESLRQSRVEEKLSVLGYSWGFSDSSYFSTAFKSRFGIAPGEYRKQHA, encoded by the coding sequence ATGATGTCTTCAATTGCACAGCGCTGTGATGGGTTCGACCAATGGATCCATCAGATCAATCAGATCTGTGGCGCATTCGATGGGCAGATCCTGGGGGATGGTTTTTCCGGGCAGATCCGCGAGTACCAGAGCGGCGCGCTGAAACTCAGCTTTGTCGACGCCTGCCAGGCTCGCTTGTTTCGTACCCCCAGCCAAATCGCGGCGGGCGAGGGCGGCAAGTACTTTGCCGTGTTCCAGCTCGACGGCACGGCCGGCATGGCCCAGGGTGACAGCAAGGCGCTGTTGCGCGCCGGCGACATTACCCTGATCGATGCGGCGCACCCCAGCGACTTCACCTACAGCGAGAATTCGCGGCAGTTGTCGTTGATCCTGCCGTCGTACCTGGTGGAGCAGACCTTGCGTTTCAACCCGGTCAAATGCGGGCACCGGATCGAGGCGACGTCGCCGATGGCGATGCTGTCCCGGCAGCTGATTCTGGAGGCCACCCGGCAAGACAACCTGACCTTGCAGGAAAGCGAGGCGACGCTGGAGGCGATCATCAACCTGCTGCGCCCGGCGATCAGCCAGGCGGGCGAGGGCAGCGACGCCCATGAGCGAGTGTTCCGCAAGACGCTGGAGTGTATTGACCAGCACATTCGCTCCGAAGAGCTGTGCCCCGAGTGGCTGGCGCGGGAGGTGGGGATGTCGGTGCGCGGGCTGTACCGGATCTTTGCCCGCAAGGGCCTGGTGGTGGCGCGGTACATCAAGAACCGACGGCTGGATTTGTGTGCTGAATCCCTGCGCCAATCCAGGGTGGAGGAAAAGCTTTCGGTGCTGGGGTACTCGTGGGGGTTTTCGGATTCGAGTTATTTTTCGACGGCGTTCAAGTCACGGTTTGGCATTGCGCCGGGTGAGTACCGCAAACAACACGCCTGA
- a CDS encoding methylamine dehydrogenase light chain → MKLLDLLFERSTRRLADTTSRRKLLARMGSLMVAGAALPLLLPLDRTSKALAADNPKAGDPGDPNSCDYWRYCSIDGFLCSCCGGSVTSCPPGTEASQVTWIGTCRNPADGKDYIISYNDCCGKQSCAQCACTRNDSEEPAYRPFNNNDVNWCLAAKSHIYHCTVSIIRGVAV, encoded by the coding sequence ATGAAATTGCTGGATCTGTTATTCGAGCGCTCGACCCGTCGCCTGGCCGACACCACGTCGCGACGCAAACTGTTGGCCCGTATGGGTTCGCTGATGGTCGCGGGCGCCGCGTTGCCCCTGCTGCTGCCCCTGGACCGCACCAGCAAGGCGCTGGCTGCCGATAACCCGAAAGCCGGTGACCCGGGCGACCCGAACAGTTGCGACTACTGGCGCTACTGCTCCATCGACGGTTTCCTGTGCAGTTGCTGTGGCGGCTCGGTGACCTCCTGCCCACCGGGCACCGAGGCGTCCCAGGTGACCTGGATCGGCACCTGCCGCAACCCGGCGGATGGCAAGGACTACATCATTTCCTATAACGACTGCTGCGGTAAGCAAAGCTGCGCCCAGTGCGCGTGCACGCGTAACGACAGTGAGGAACCGGCATACCGGCCGTTCAACAACAACGATGTGAACTGGTGCCTGGCGGCCAAATCCCACATCTACCACTGCACGGTCTCGATCATTCGCGGCGTCGCGGTTTAA
- the mauD gene encoding methylamine dehydrogenase accessory protein MauD: protein MEGLIVSNVLLWVLLLALAFAVMGLVRQIGVLHGRIAPAGALMVDKGVAVNEPAPQVTASDRKGRPVNFGYAGEKNQLLFFLSPTCPICKSLLPAIKSIAREQADRLDVVFISDGDMEAQHALITEHKLDDVTYVVGPEVGMTYQIGKLPYAALIDKSGTLRAKGLVNSREHLDSLFEVEHLKSATLQEYLNSQPQPHDHSHGHSH, encoded by the coding sequence ATGGAAGGCCTTATTGTTTCCAACGTACTGCTGTGGGTACTGCTGCTGGCGCTGGCGTTTGCCGTGATGGGCCTGGTGCGCCAGATTGGTGTGCTGCACGGGCGCATCGCCCCGGCCGGCGCACTGATGGTCGACAAGGGCGTGGCGGTGAATGAGCCGGCCCCGCAAGTCACCGCTTCCGACCGTAAAGGCCGCCCGGTGAACTTCGGCTATGCCGGTGAGAAGAACCAGTTGCTGTTCTTCCTCTCGCCCACCTGCCCGATCTGCAAATCCCTGTTGCCGGCGATCAAGTCCATCGCCAGGGAACAGGCTGACCGACTCGATGTGGTGTTTATCAGCGACGGCGACATGGAAGCCCAGCACGCGCTGATCACCGAACACAAGCTGGACGACGTCACCTACGTGGTCGGCCCGGAAGTCGGCATGACCTACCAGATCGGCAAGCTGCCGTATGCCGCGCTGATCGACAAGAGCGGCACCTTGCGCGCCAAGGGCCTGGTCAATTCCCGCGAGCACCTGGACAGCCTGTTCGAAGTCGAACACCTGAAAAGCGCGACGCTGCAGGAATACCTCAACAGCCAGCCGCAGCCCCACGACCACAGCCACGGCCATAGCCACTGA
- a CDS encoding MauE/DoxX family redox-associated membrane protein: MHIDPIFIIASALAIAVLLASAATHKLRAPARFARQLADYQLLPEAVTRPAARVIPVLELVIAFALLMPASRSWAALGAAGLIALYAAAIGINLWRGRRDIDCGCAGPDQAQPLRPILLLRNGALVAVALLASVLPIARDLGFFDGFVTVAASAVALLIYAAADGLLANSPLLLKLIGR, translated from the coding sequence ATGCATATCGACCCGATCTTCATCATTGCCAGCGCCCTCGCCATCGCGGTGTTGCTGGCCAGTGCCGCGACCCACAAGTTGCGCGCACCGGCACGCTTCGCCCGGCAACTGGCCGATTACCAGTTGCTGCCAGAGGCAGTGACTCGCCCCGCCGCCCGGGTAATCCCGGTGCTGGAACTGGTGATTGCCTTTGCCCTGCTGATGCCGGCCAGCCGTTCCTGGGCCGCCCTCGGCGCCGCCGGCCTGATTGCACTGTACGCCGCCGCCATTGGCATCAACCTGTGGCGCGGCCGCCGGGACATCGACTGCGGCTGCGCAGGCCCCGACCAGGCGCAGCCGTTGCGGCCGATCCTGCTGTTGCGCAACGGCGCACTGGTGGCCGTGGCCCTGCTGGCCAGCGTGCTGCCGATTGCCCGTGACCTGGGTTTTTTCGACGGCTTCGTCACCGTCGCCGCCAGCGCCGTCGCGCTGCTGATTTACGCCGCAGCCGATGGCCTGCTGGCGAACTCCCCTCTTCTGCTCAAACTGATTGGTAGGTGA
- a CDS encoding amine dehydrogenase large subunit: MRSNRINVQSALGLGLLVLGLNSARADLPPDTIGQTTLAFPPEAHRAFVVDVEFESFVVGRVTVVDPDKKRVLGMVPTGFAAPSALSHDQKTLYSADIYYSRGTRGDRTDVLTAWDSSSLSPAWEVLIPNKRAESLTQRYGLKTSGDDRFVYVYNFTPSTSVTVVDTQSRSVTAEIAIPGCVLNYPVGTRRFASLCGDGSLQVVTLNEQGQETSRNRTHFFDPNAEKLNERAVNVGDTYYFTTTTGTIRPVDFSGDEPKILPSWSLTTDAEKKTGWAPGGWQLMAVAPKLNRMYVLMHDNHEPMKWEDPSTIIWAYDLKTMKKIATLEAPTPVWSMQATGDDKPLLLGADVEGGLQIFDLKTNKLTGSMAKVAKTATQIMSY, from the coding sequence ATGCGAAGCAACAGGATCAACGTACAGTCAGCGCTGGGTCTGGGCCTGCTTGTACTCGGCTTGAACAGCGCCCGGGCGGATTTACCGCCAGACACCATCGGCCAGACTACCCTGGCCTTTCCACCGGAAGCCCACCGCGCATTCGTGGTAGACGTCGAATTCGAAAGCTTCGTGGTCGGCCGCGTCACCGTGGTAGATCCCGACAAGAAGCGCGTCCTCGGCATGGTCCCCACCGGCTTCGCCGCGCCCTCGGCCCTGAGCCACGACCAGAAGACCCTGTACAGCGCCGACATCTACTATTCCCGCGGCACCCGGGGCGATCGCACCGATGTGCTCACCGCCTGGGACAGCTCCAGCCTGTCGCCCGCCTGGGAAGTGCTGATCCCGAACAAACGCGCCGAATCCCTGACCCAGCGCTATGGGCTGAAGACCAGCGGCGATGACCGCTTCGTCTACGTCTACAACTTCACACCCTCCACCTCGGTGACCGTGGTCGACACCCAGTCCCGCTCCGTCACCGCCGAAATCGCGATCCCGGGCTGCGTACTCAATTACCCGGTCGGCACTCGCCGCTTCGCCTCCCTGTGCGGCGACGGCAGCCTGCAAGTGGTGACGCTGAACGAGCAGGGCCAGGAAACCTCGCGCAACCGCACGCACTTCTTCGACCCCAACGCCGAGAAGCTCAACGAACGCGCGGTGAACGTGGGCGACACCTACTACTTCACCACCACCACCGGCACCATCCGCCCAGTAGATTTCTCCGGCGATGAGCCGAAAATCCTGCCGTCCTGGTCACTCACCACCGACGCGGAAAAGAAAACCGGCTGGGCCCCGGGTGGCTGGCAGTTGATGGCCGTGGCACCGAAACTCAACCGCATGTACGTGCTGATGCACGACAACCACGAGCCGATGAAGTGGGAAGACCCGAGCACCATCATCTGGGCCTACGACCTCAAGACCATGAAGAAGATAGCCACCCTGGAAGCCCCGACCCCGGTCTGGAGCATGCAGGCCACCGGCGACGACAAGCCCCTGTTGCTGGGCGCCGACGTCGAAGGCGGCTTGCAGATCTTCGACCTCAAGACCAATAAACTCACCGGTAGCATGGCCAAGGTAGCGAAGACCGCGACCCAGATCATGAGCTACTAA
- a CDS encoding sensor histidine kinase, producing MYLPNNNDFHTLIEAMPICTILHDAQSKDILWANTAALSALGFTLEELIPLKAPDMTRDAPKYKRSIGLRWLERAARSGQRTIEWCYRSKAGVEILSEAVATLVHLDGRDVLMVQFRDISREDKVKRDLIRAEEARRVSEQQLEYLARYNAMGEMAVAIAHELSQPLAATRNFIEGVLIRLGDTRSADQGVNWGLQSAVRQVEHASTIIKSVRDYVVKLEQSAEWVDLNELLQETRYFISLRAEPSQVRLEIVPSAEPLMVQCERVLIGQVILNLAFNAIEEMSELPVERRVLRLHACRDGNVARLSVEDCGRGIQAVAREKIFDGFFSSKVGGNGIGLALCKNIIGRHQGDIWAQNLEPCGAVFSFSLPLVGS from the coding sequence ATGTACCTACCCAATAACAATGATTTCCACACCCTGATCGAAGCCATGCCGATCTGCACCATCCTTCACGATGCGCAGAGCAAGGACATCCTCTGGGCCAACACCGCGGCGCTGTCGGCGCTGGGGTTTACCCTGGAAGAACTGATCCCGCTCAAGGCCCCGGACATGACCCGGGACGCACCGAAGTACAAGCGCTCCATCGGCCTGCGTTGGCTCGAGCGCGCGGCCCGCAGTGGCCAGCGCACCATCGAGTGGTGTTATCGCTCCAAGGCCGGGGTGGAGATTCTTTCGGAAGCGGTCGCGACGCTGGTGCACCTGGACGGGCGCGACGTGCTGATGGTGCAGTTCCGGGATATTTCCCGGGAAGACAAGGTGAAGCGGGACCTGATCCGCGCCGAGGAAGCCCGGCGTGTCAGTGAACAGCAGCTTGAATACCTGGCCCGATACAACGCCATGGGCGAGATGGCGGTGGCGATTGCTCATGAGTTGAGCCAGCCACTGGCGGCCACGCGCAACTTTATCGAGGGGGTTTTGATTCGTCTGGGCGATACCCGCAGTGCCGACCAGGGGGTGAACTGGGGGCTGCAAAGTGCCGTGCGGCAGGTCGAGCATGCGTCAACGATCATCAAGAGTGTGCGTGATTATGTGGTCAAGCTGGAGCAGAGCGCGGAGTGGGTGGACCTCAATGAGTTGCTGCAGGAAACCCGATATTTCATCAGCCTGCGGGCCGAGCCGAGTCAGGTGCGGCTGGAGATCGTCCCGAGCGCGGAACCGCTGATGGTGCAGTGCGAGAGGGTGCTGATTGGGCAGGTGATTCTGAACCTGGCGTTCAATGCCATTGAAGAGATGAGTGAGCTGCCCGTGGAGCGTCGGGTGCTGCGGTTGCATGCCTGCCGGGATGGAAACGTGGCGCGGTTGAGTGTCGAGGATTGTGGGCGCGGGATTCAGGCCGTGGCGCGGGAGAAAATCTTTGACGGGTTCTTTTCGTCGAAGGTGGGTGGTAACGGGATTGGGCTGGCGTTGTGCAAGAACATCATTGGTCGGCATCAGGGGGATATCTGGGCGCAGAATCTGGAGCCGTGTGGGGCGGTGTTCAGTTTTTCGTTGCCTTTGGTGGGGTCGTGA